A genomic window from Labrus bergylta chromosome 7, fLabBer1.1, whole genome shotgun sequence includes:
- the rassf9 gene encoding ras association domain-containing protein 9, translated as MAPFGKNFLKARLKNRTKDAKPVVGKEIQVSVCNEEKVVCGVTKHTTCADMIQALLDDHKSIPESKRLLHGEPKDFCLVERWKGFERALPPLTRILRLWYAWGDQRPFIQFILIKTSDFVPQPTKKVGKSRGARPKRLENGRTQHTQAVPVERQKRMVKKAFRKLEKLHKETKSSLGADEVDRMVQLILDQDHTIQEQIQRMRELDLELEQVDLQTKQEAESESSPTPACAQSLEAHFDDQLQEYLYTSDGVEQLELQVQRHQELILQLSKDIDAELRRANFPLSQYEDCEHEGAAAASWSPMETDILFYTAELKRLQDELKHSLFTGVSLHNQAAEIDKQLENFETTLVSKDQECWQLAAHLNSLQIADKGDEEQSNPLKSETQCSVSQTVKLKQSLSPLDITDTDSDTGISSTHSQDSLSPCLDFPPPLDTDV; from the exons ATGGCTCCGTTTGGAAAAAACTTCCTGAAAGCTCGACTGAAAAACAG GACAAAAGATGCCAAGCCTGTGGTGGGAAAGGAGATTCAGGTTTCAGTCTGCAACGAGGAGAAAGTTGTCTGTGGAGTAACAAAGCACACAACATGTGCAGATATGATTCAGGCACTGCTGGATGATCACAAGTCAATCCCAGAGAGCAAGCGGCTCCTGCACGGGGAACCCAAAGACTTCTGTCTGGTGGAGCGGTGGAAGGGTTTTGAAAGAGCCTTGCCTCCTCTAACCAGAATCCTGAGACTCTGGTACGCCTGGGGCGACCAGAGACCCTTCATCCAGTTCATACTAATCAAAACCAGTGATTTTGTGCCTCAACCCACCAAGAAGGTTGGAAAGTCCAGGGGGGCTAGGCCAAAGCGGCTGGAAAATGGTCGCACTCAGCACACCCAGGCTGTGCCGGTGGAGAGGCAAAAGCGCATGGTGAAGAAAGCTTTCCGAAAGCTGGAAAAGCTGCACAAGGAAACTAAGAGCTCCCTGGGTGCAGACGAGGTCGACCGGATGGTGCAGCTTATTCTAGACCAGGACCACACCATCCAAGAACAGATCCAACGCATGAGGGAGCTGGATTTGGAGCTCGAGCAGGTAGATCTCCAAACGAAGCAGGAAGCTGAGTCTGAGAGTTCACCGACTCCGGCTTGTGCTCAGAGTTTGGAGGCGCACTTTGATGATCAGCTGCAGGAGTATCTGTACACCAGTGATGGGGTGGAACAGCTCGAGCTGCAAGTTCAGAGGCACCAGGAACTAATCCTACAGCTGTCTAAGGATATCGATGCTGAACTCAGGAGGGCCAACTTCCCGCTGAGCCAATACGAGGACTGTGAACACGAaggagctgcagctgcttccTGGTCCCCCATGGAGACAGACATATTGTTCTACACTGCTGAACTCAAGAGGCTGCAGGATGAATTGAAGCACAGCCTCTTCACTGGTGTTTCCCTTCACAACCAAGCTGCTGAGATAGACAAGCAGCTGGAGAACTTTGAGACGACCCTGGTCTCCAAGGATCAGGAGTGCTGGCAGCTGGCTGCCCACCTGAACTCATTGCAAATTGCAGACAAAGGAGACGAAGAGCAGTCCAATCCTCTGAAAAGTGAGACTCAGTGCAGTGTCTCACAGACAGTGAAACTCAAACAGAGCCTGTCCCCTCTAGACATTACGgacacagactcagacaccgGGATTAGCTCCACACACAGTCAGGACTCGCTGTCACCGTGTCTCGACTTCCCTCCCCCACTGGACACAGACGTTTGA